A section of the Methanosarcina mazei S-6 genome encodes:
- a CDS encoding CxxC-x17-CxxC domain-containing protein encodes MAFNDRNFRGNSNFGAPREMHKATCSDCNVETEVPFKPDPERPVYCRDCLPNHRTPRENRRY; translated from the coding sequence ATGGCTTTTAATGACAGAAACTTCAGAGGAAATTCTAACTTCGGCGCGCCCAGAGAAATGCACAAAGCTACCTGTTCTGACTGTAATGTTGAGACAGAGGTACCTTTCAAGCCAGATCCAGAAAGACCGGTTTACTGCAGGGATTGTCTTCCTAACCACAGGACTCCCAGAGAAAACCGCAGATACTGA
- a CDS encoding CxxC-x17-CxxC domain-containing protein has translation MAFNDRNMFRGNNFGAPREMHKVVCSDCGVETEVPFKPDPERPVYCRECLPNHRKPRENRY, from the coding sequence ATGGCTTTTAATGACAGAAATATGTTTAGAGGAAATAATTTCGGCGCTCCCAGAGAAATGCACAAGGTAGTCTGTTCTGACTGCGGTGTTGAAACCGAAGTACCTTTCAAACCTGACCCCGAAAGACCTGTTTACTGCAGAGAGTGTCTTCCTAACCACAGGAAGCCCAGAGAAAACCGCTATTAA
- a CDS encoding toxin-antitoxin system TumE family protein, which produces MTISKIFSALSSSDLVLELNVIKAIVEPPVQALKARVTLKGGYTLQINESSGSDFRRYSYHLQKGDEMVKRWDNSPHWKDLKTFPYHVHNGNEAEPRESPEVFIEDILREVEKILSPNP; this is translated from the coding sequence ATGACAATAAGCAAAATTTTTTCTGCTCTTTCTTCCAGTGATCTTGTACTTGAATTAAACGTTATCAAAGCAATAGTTGAACCTCCTGTCCAGGCCCTGAAAGCAAGAGTAACTCTTAAAGGGGGTTACACGTTGCAGATAAATGAAAGTTCAGGGTCAGATTTTAGACGATATTCCTATCACCTGCAAAAAGGGGATGAAATGGTAAAGCGTTGGGATAATTCCCCACACTGGAAAGACCTGAAAACATTCCCCTATCATGTCCATAACGGAAATGAAGCAGAACCGAGAGAATCTCCCGAAGTATTTATAGAAGACATTCTCCGTGAGGTGGAAAAAATACTGAGTCCAAATCCCTGA
- a CDS encoding class I SAM-dependent methyltransferase, whose amino-acid sequence MSKIDWDSPEGAERYDRNCDHQFQKGHVLIEMMGIKKGDFVLDVGCGTGRQALNVAGIIGPAGKLTGIDPSSYRIELARKKFEGDSSGNVRFLVRQAENLQDIPDNSINHAYFCSSFHWVDDKKTALNEIFRVLRPGGKVGMTTLDRNSPNTMKALIDPILAKFGIERRHEWHRGMKKVTAPELHDLLSGAGFTSISIEPRAVPRKYNSPEEFLQHPEEKDSSRGILRDISNETLEKLRQEITEEFRKAQTPEDIGFGNITLFAIATKAQEGI is encoded by the coding sequence ATGAGTAAAATTGACTGGGATTCTCCTGAAGGTGCCGAAAGGTATGACCGAAACTGTGATCACCAGTTCCAGAAAGGACATGTACTGATAGAAATGATGGGAATAAAGAAAGGCGATTTCGTGCTCGACGTTGGCTGTGGAACAGGGAGGCAGGCCCTGAATGTCGCTGGAATTATTGGACCGGCTGGCAAACTCACGGGGATCGACCCTTCTTCATATCGGATTGAGCTTGCACGAAAAAAGTTTGAGGGAGATTCATCCGGCAATGTCCGTTTTCTGGTAAGACAGGCTGAGAATCTCCAAGACATACCGGATAACTCGATAAACCATGCATATTTCTGCTCCTCATTCCACTGGGTTGATGATAAGAAAACTGCCCTTAATGAAATATTTCGGGTGCTCCGGCCAGGAGGCAAGGTCGGCATGACAACACTTGACAGAAACAGCCCCAACACGATGAAGGCGCTGATAGACCCCATTCTTGCAAAATTTGGCATTGAAAGGCGTCATGAATGGCACAGGGGTATGAAAAAAGTAACTGCGCCTGAACTCCACGATCTGCTTTCAGGAGCCGGCTTTACCAGCATCTCAATAGAGCCAAGAGCTGTCCCACGGAAGTATAATTCTCCAGAAGAGTTTTTGCAGCACCCGGAAGAGAAGGACAGCTCCAGGGGGATTTTAAGGGACATTTCCAACGAGACCCTGGAAAAGCTCAGACAGGAAATTACTGAAGAATTCAGGAAAGCTCAGACTCCGGAAGACATTGGTTTTGGAAATATTACGCTGTTTGCAATCGCAACAAAAGCGCAAGAAGGGATTTAA
- a CDS encoding CxxC-x17-CxxC domain-containing protein: MAFNDRGSRGRDSHRGGFGAPREMHKTKCSDCGVETEVPFKPDPERPVYCRECLPKHRKPREDRY; this comes from the coding sequence ATGGCCTTTAATGACAGAGGAAGTAGGGGAAGAGACAGCCACCGCGGAGGTTTCGGAGCTCCAAGGGAAATGCACAAGACAAAATGTTCTGATTGTGGTGTTGAAACCGAAGTACCTTTCAAACCTGATCCGGAAAGACCGGTTTACTGCAGAGAATGTCTTCCTAAACACAGGAAACCAAGAGAAGACAGATACTAA
- a CDS encoding undecaprenyl diphosphate synthase family protein yields the protein MAFLSKEIGGYFLDIPKFKRLPRHIAIIPDGNRRWALARGLEKHEGYSSGIIPGLEVYDICVKIGIGEVTFFGFTQDNTKRPQIQRKAFTDACIKSVQEIAKRDAEILVVGNTNSDIFPEELLEYTKRTKVGKGKIKINFLINYGWYWDLTYAYDNSPDGKKMIENIASAEIPRVDLLIRWGGRCRLSGMLPVQTVYSDIYVVDEMWPDFKPEHLFKALEFYQKQDITLGG from the coding sequence ATAGCATTTTTAAGCAAAGAAATAGGGGGATATTTTCTGGATATACCAAAATTTAAAAGACTGCCCAGGCACATAGCTATAATACCGGACGGCAACAGGAGATGGGCTCTGGCTCGAGGGCTGGAAAAACATGAAGGATACAGCAGTGGAATAATCCCGGGCCTGGAAGTATACGATATTTGCGTAAAAATAGGAATAGGCGAAGTTACTTTTTTTGGGTTTACTCAGGATAATACAAAAAGGCCTCAAATTCAGAGAAAAGCGTTTACAGATGCCTGTATAAAATCAGTTCAGGAAATTGCAAAACGTGATGCTGAAATACTTGTGGTGGGGAATACTAATTCGGATATATTTCCAGAAGAATTGCTTGAATATACAAAGAGAACCAAAGTTGGAAAAGGTAAAATAAAGATAAATTTTTTGATAAATTATGGCTGGTACTGGGATTTAACATATGCATATGATAACTCCCCTGACGGTAAAAAAATGATAGAGAATATTGCATCAGCAGAAATTCCAAGAGTAGACCTGCTTATTCGCTGGGGAGGAAGATGTAGACTCAGTGGAATGCTACCGGTTCAAACGGTATATTCGGACATATATGTGGTTGACGAAATGTGGCCGGACTTTAAGCCAGAACACTTATTCAAAGCACTGGAATTTTATCAAAAACAGGATATTACACTGGGTGGGTAA
- a CDS encoding DUF1699 family protein gives MRIRVVSSREEIFTLNPNERIVHLAFRPSNKDIFGLVETCPKIEVIQLPKSYMRTVSRSIEMFLQMQRVQLLEGDVWGHRKDINEYYEIPSSVIEKIKEMKNEGKTAEEIEKKVARESKLNPGMVGYILNKEASA, from the coding sequence ATGAGAATAAGAGTTGTCAGTTCAAGGGAAGAAATTTTTACACTTAATCCGAATGAGCGTATTGTTCACCTGGCTTTCAGGCCGTCTAACAAGGACATCTTCGGACTGGTTGAAACCTGCCCGAAGATTGAGGTTATCCAGTTACCCAAATCATACATGCGTACAGTTTCAAGGTCCATAGAGATGTTCCTTCAGATGCAGAGAGTCCAGCTCCTTGAGGGAGATGTGTGGGGACACAGGAAAGATATAAACGAATATTACGAAATTCCGTCCTCAGTGATCGAGAAAATAAAAGAAATGAAGAACGAAGGAAAAACCGCAGAGGAAATTGAGAAAAAGGTTGCAAGGGAAAGCAAGCTTAACCCGGGAATGGTAGGCTATATCCTGAACAAGGAAGCTTCTGCCTGA
- a CDS encoding molecular chaperone DnaJ, with protein MSDICRNCEGLGKEKCWNCEGAGRTWKEIKNEMGWEKCPLCGGEGFNSCLNCDGTGRV; from the coding sequence ATGAGCGACATCTGTCGTAACTGTGAAGGTCTTGGAAAAGAAAAATGCTGGAACTGTGAAGGGGCAGGCAGGACATGGAAAGAGATTAAAAACGAAATGGGATGGGAAAAATGTCCCCTTTGCGGCGGAGAAGGGTTTAACAGCTGCTTAAACTGTGACGGAACAGGAAGAGTTTGA
- a CDS encoding TIGR00341 family protein, which produces MRLVQVLIPVGKRQPVLAVLDDEGIDYAVWGETGRKDFEALVQFPVPPIGVEPVLERLRKAGVSENTYTIVLAPETVVSTRIEALKQRYSGSRISREELTARAEDLAPETSTYIAFLVLSTVIATGGLLLDSAATIIGAMVVAPLMGPAISASVGTVLDNRKLASRGIKMQVGGLLLAIAIGALLGVLLKESILLPPGLDIREIPQVAERTSPNFLSLFLALGSGIAGAISIIRGSGSALVGVAIAIALVPPAATSGLGIAWGLSGVAIAAAVLVLVNLLAVNISALIMLWISGFRPEGTEAAGRARSSVISHTVFLALLIALLSVALGLVTYTSFQATLVEQEINGEMTAMFQEPEYAEMGLTLEGVTVDYMPADILLNKPAKISVLVGRRAGQEVPPDIARKANMRLTESTGKDIMIRVGFVEAQSFP; this is translated from the coding sequence ATGCGTCTGGTTCAGGTACTTATTCCTGTGGGGAAGAGGCAGCCTGTGCTGGCAGTTCTGGATGACGAGGGAATAGACTATGCCGTATGGGGCGAAACAGGAAGAAAGGACTTTGAGGCCCTTGTTCAGTTTCCAGTCCCTCCTATTGGCGTGGAACCGGTGCTTGAGAGGTTGCGCAAAGCCGGGGTCAGCGAAAACACTTATACAATCGTCCTGGCGCCTGAAACTGTAGTCTCGACCCGCATCGAAGCTCTGAAGCAGCGTTATTCCGGATCCCGAATCTCAAGGGAAGAATTAACTGCGCGCGCAGAGGACCTTGCACCCGAAACTTCGACCTATATTGCATTTCTTGTCCTGAGTACGGTTATTGCAACCGGCGGTCTCCTGCTCGATTCGGCTGCAACAATTATCGGGGCTATGGTTGTGGCTCCGCTTATGGGGCCTGCCATATCTGCGAGTGTAGGGACTGTCCTCGATAACAGGAAACTTGCTTCCAGAGGGATAAAGATGCAGGTGGGAGGGCTTCTGCTTGCAATTGCGATAGGTGCACTGCTTGGAGTACTTCTGAAAGAATCCATACTTTTGCCTCCCGGTCTCGATATTCGTGAAATCCCACAGGTCGCCGAAAGGACAAGCCCTAACTTTCTGTCCCTTTTCCTTGCCCTGGGGTCAGGCATAGCAGGCGCTATCAGTATAATACGGGGTTCAGGGTCTGCTCTTGTAGGGGTTGCAATTGCGATCGCTCTTGTCCCTCCGGCTGCAACTTCAGGGCTGGGAATCGCATGGGGGCTTTCCGGAGTGGCAATTGCAGCTGCCGTGCTTGTGCTTGTTAATCTGCTTGCAGTTAACATCTCAGCTCTGATAATGCTCTGGATTTCCGGTTTTCGCCCGGAAGGAACAGAAGCAGCCGGACGTGCTCGTTCTTCTGTGATATCGCATACTGTTTTCCTTGCCCTTTTAATTGCCTTACTTTCCGTAGCTCTCGGGCTTGTTACGTATACTTCCTTCCAGGCAACCCTTGTAGAACAGGAAATAAACGGAGAAATGACAGCCATGTTTCAGGAACCCGAATATGCAGAAATGGGTCTGACACTTGAAGGGGTTACAGTTGACTATATGCCTGCAGATATCCTCTTAAATAAACCTGCAAAGATCTCTGTTCTTGTAGGCCGTAGAGCAGGCCAGGAGGTCCCTCCTGACATAGCCCGCAAAGCGAACATGCGCCTGACAGAATCTACGGGCAAAGATATCATGATCAGAGTTGGTTTCGTAGAAGCACAGAGCTTCCCATAA
- a CDS encoding CxxC-x17-CxxC domain-containing protein, with amino-acid sequence MAFNDRNFRGNSGGFRGNSGPREMTKVTCSDCGVETEVPFKPTEGRPVYCRECLPKHRKF; translated from the coding sequence ATGGCTTTTAATGACAGAAATTTCAGGGGAAATTCCGGAGGTTTCCGCGGTAACAGCGGACCAAGGGAAATGACAAAAGTTACCTGTTCTGATTGCGGCGTTGAAACTGAAGTACCGTTCAAACCTACCGAAGGCAGACCAGTATACTGCAGGGAATGTCTTCCTAAACACAGGAAATTCTGA
- a CDS encoding DUF6398 domain-containing protein: protein MSDRELIKQKKEALIEMTNGFADRYLDEDYKMLCRKLIDKMSRKRKVPFISGKLEIWAAAIVYSLGQINFLFDKSFEPYVSATDLCNYFGTSQSTTSQKAKIIRDMFKMRYFDEEFSTKRMLKENPLNEFVMINGLIVPVSAVIRLFEEKEAQLKKELNLENEDSVVKKKDNRINRDLGDF, encoded by the coding sequence ATGAGCGATCGCGAACTTATAAAGCAAAAGAAAGAAGCTCTCATTGAGATGACAAACGGTTTTGCGGATCGTTATCTTGATGAAGACTATAAAATGCTGTGCAGGAAGCTCATCGACAAAATGAGCCGGAAAAGGAAGGTGCCATTTATTTCAGGAAAGCTGGAGATTTGGGCGGCTGCAATAGTTTATTCTCTTGGGCAGATTAATTTCCTTTTTGATAAAAGTTTTGAGCCCTACGTGAGCGCTACTGATCTTTGCAATTATTTCGGGACAAGCCAGAGCACAACTTCACAGAAAGCAAAGATAATCCGCGATATGTTCAAAATGAGATATTTCGATGAGGAATTCTCAACAAAAAGAATGCTCAAGGAAAATCCCCTGAATGAGTTCGTAATGATCAATGGGCTTATTGTCCCTGTTTCTGCCGTTATTAGGTTATTTGAAGAAAAGGAAGCTCAATTGAAGAAGGAATTAAATTTGGAAAATGAGGACTCTGTTGTGAAGAAAAAAGATAATAGAATAAATCGGGATCTAGGAGACTTTTGA
- a CDS encoding HEAT repeat domain-containing protein, protein MKSLKRTRKKKYDKKVMELKWLLSQLRKEDKSPADKQKIWKKFISRMADSSGDVCILPSFLFRSLISRVPNKQQSWEDLLIVVSRAKEFPLEDPSFVFDTNFQYVPDKQNAWNSLYKLTRDKKASVRIIAAYSLGNLFSLAPDKEKAWKNLHKLANSEDVYARIGGAKSIGSAFRDISNKQEAWNDLHKLTNDQEAVVRANAINSLDPVFPYISDKQEAWRNIHKFLNESDFRVKYCAVNFLNSDAVVPTFISVPDNQQIWEDLVKIAVKEEGFIKFNASRALTGLYPYLPDKKQGWKDLHELTNSKNYLVRREVVYSLKVAFEHLEDKTQIWEDLHRLANDEDKFVRSTAADFLKTIAGY, encoded by the coding sequence TTGAAAAGCTTAAAAAGGACTCGTAAAAAAAAGTACGATAAAAAAGTGATGGAATTAAAGTGGCTTTTAAGCCAATTGAGAAAAGAAGATAAGTCACCTGCTGATAAGCAGAAAATCTGGAAGAAATTTATCAGTCGAATGGCTGATTCTAGTGGTGATGTCTGCATATTACCATCTTTTTTATTCAGAAGCTTAATTTCACGTGTCCCAAATAAACAACAGAGTTGGGAAGACCTTCTGATAGTTGTCAGCAGAGCAAAAGAATTTCCACTAGAAGACCCCTCCTTTGTATTTGATACTAACTTTCAATACGTCCCTGATAAGCAAAATGCCTGGAATAGTTTGTATAAACTAACAAGGGATAAGAAAGCAAGCGTAAGAATAATTGCGGCGTATTCATTAGGTAACTTATTTTCACTGGCTCCTGACAAAGAAAAAGCGTGGAAGAATTTACATAAACTGGCAAACAGCGAAGATGTTTACGCCCGTATAGGTGGAGCTAAATCAATAGGCTCAGCGTTCAGAGATATATCGAATAAGCAGGAAGCATGGAACGATTTGCATAAATTGACTAATGATCAAGAAGCTGTTGTAAGAGCAAACGCAATAAATTCACTTGATCCAGTATTCCCATATATTTCAGATAAACAGGAAGCGTGGAGGAATATACATAAGTTTTTAAATGAAAGTGATTTTCGCGTAAAATATTGTGCAGTAAATTTCCTCAACTCAGATGCAGTTGTTCCAACATTTATCTCTGTTCCTGATAATCAGCAAATTTGGGAAGATCTGGTAAAAATAGCGGTAAAAGAAGAAGGATTCATAAAATTTAACGCATCAAGAGCACTTACCGGATTATATCCATATTTGCCAGACAAAAAGCAGGGATGGAAGGATTTACACGAGTTAACTAATAGCAAAAATTACTTGGTAAGAAGGGAAGTAGTATATTCTCTCAAAGTTGCTTTTGAGCATCTTGAAGATAAAACTCAAATTTGGGAAGATTTACATAGATTAGCCAATGATGAAGATAAATTTGTAAGAAGCACTGCGGCAGATTTCTTGAAAACTATTGCAGGGTATTAA
- a CDS encoding DUF998 domain-containing protein, whose product MIYLIFMADRSHPRIRSENIAGALLFAAGVLAFMGIITAETLYPGYSTAQNAISDLGATVPPDSIIIEPSATIFNTSMLVSGLLITAAAYFIHHAFRKQSVTLLTVLFGAGVLGVGVFDGSYGDIHAIFALLAFLAGGLSAVVSSRIQGAPLNYFSVLLGGISLLDLILYYIMLDASPFAVLGIGGLERWIAYPILLWVTGFGGYLMGYSRP is encoded by the coding sequence ATGATTTATCTGATTTTCATGGCTGACAGATCACACCCTCGCATAAGAAGTGAAAATATCGCCGGAGCACTTTTATTTGCTGCAGGAGTGCTGGCTTTCATGGGAATAATAACGGCTGAGACTCTTTATCCCGGATACAGTACAGCCCAGAATGCAATAAGCGATCTTGGTGCAACCGTGCCCCCTGACAGTATTATTATAGAGCCTTCTGCAACCATTTTCAATACTTCAATGTTAGTTTCAGGACTTTTGATTACTGCCGCTGCTTATTTTATTCACCACGCATTCAGGAAACAGTCTGTTACTTTACTGACAGTTCTTTTTGGAGCAGGCGTGCTGGGCGTGGGGGTCTTTGATGGGAGTTATGGTGATATCCATGCCATTTTTGCCCTTCTCGCTTTTCTAGCAGGCGGGTTATCAGCAGTTGTGAGTTCCAGGATACAGGGGGCGCCGTTGAATTATTTTTCAGTATTACTTGGAGGAATCTCACTTTTAGACCTTATTCTTTATTACATCATGCTGGATGCAAGCCCCTTTGCGGTCCTGGGCATCGGTGGGCTGGAGAGATGGATCGCATATCCAATCCTTCTCTGGGTAACTGGTTTTGGCGGATACCTGATGGGGTATTCACGTCCATAA
- a CDS encoding type II toxin-antitoxin system HicB family antitoxin, with product MRFKIILEEDEEVGGFIASCPGLPGCFSQGDTVEEAIENIKEAIQACLESLAEDDLQECIGKSSCRVVDVVA from the coding sequence ATGCGATTCAAAATTATCCTTGAGGAAGACGAAGAAGTCGGAGGGTTTATTGCCAGCTGTCCCGGTTTACCTGGCTGTTTTTCACAGGGAGATACTGTAGAAGAAGCTATTGAAAATATTAAAGAAGCGATTCAGGCCTGCCTGGAATCGCTTGCAGAAGACGACTTGCAGGAATGCATTGGAAAATCTTCCTGTAGAGTTGTCGATGTGGTTGCTTAA
- a CDS encoding class I SAM-dependent methyltransferase, whose protein sequence is MFWDDVYKGTPPWDLDHPQPAFEALIKNGEIKPGRALDIGCGRGENAIILAMNGCDVIGIDLAENAISDAKAKATERHVKVKFVVEDALQMNRLFEEGEFDVVIDSGLFHVMMDEQRRVFAQQVHRVLREGGKYFMLCFSDKEPGEYELPRRLSKAEIESTFSPVFDITYIKEAVFDSLLSPSRRKAYLLSATRS, encoded by the coding sequence TTGTTCTGGGATGATGTTTATAAGGGCACGCCACCATGGGATCTCGATCACCCTCAGCCTGCTTTTGAAGCCCTCATAAAAAATGGAGAAATCAAGCCTGGCCGAGCTCTTGATATAGGGTGTGGCAGAGGCGAAAATGCGATAATTCTGGCTATGAATGGCTGTGATGTCATCGGTATAGATCTTGCTGAAAACGCCATCTCCGATGCAAAAGCGAAAGCTACAGAGCGACATGTTAAGGTAAAATTTGTCGTTGAAGATGCCTTACAGATGAACCGGCTTTTCGAGGAAGGCGAGTTCGATGTCGTCATAGATTCCGGATTATTTCATGTGATGATGGATGAGCAGAGACGTGTTTTTGCGCAGCAGGTGCACAGGGTGCTGAGGGAAGGCGGCAAATATTTCATGCTCTGTTTCTCTGATAAGGAACCGGGAGAATACGAGCTGCCCAGAAGACTCTCAAAGGCTGAAATAGAGAGTACTTTTTCACCTGTTTTTGATATAACATATATCAAAGAAGCTGTTTTCGATTCACTGCTCAGTCCGAGTCGCAGAAAAGCCTACCTTTTATCGGCTACAAGAAGTTAA
- a CDS encoding ATP-binding protein produces the protein MKHLMKMWNPWWIERKVPASKKRISRPETLETILKLLDIREVICITGVRRCGKSTIMYQAIDHLIGKGVEPENILYFNLDEPFEDKSIGLLDRIFGEYIELHVPKGRKYIFLDEIQNVKDWEQWVKKFYDLHGEDIKFVLTGSNSSMLSDQLSILLTGRMITQHVFPLSFKEYLDFESFELKDPDIQRNEILHYFNKYLFKGGFPEVVLENDMDINHLRLTEYFNSILLRDIVVGRNIRESAKLIELANYSLSNVSTLLSYSKISNATGLSVNSLKEYLLFLEQAYLIYQLNFFSYSVKDSISIKMPKKVYCIDNGLRNSAAFTFSADEGRLAENLAFVELKRRKVEFFYWKEKREVDFVIKGIDGALTGINCTCTDHIRQGEINALLELKEQFGEKVSRLILLTKNLEKKENDISYIPLWKWVLGTRLSK, from the coding sequence ATGAAGCATCTCATGAAAATGTGGAATCCCTGGTGGATAGAAAGAAAAGTTCCAGCTTCCAAAAAGAGGATCTCACGCCCAGAGACTCTTGAAACAATCCTGAAGCTTCTGGATATCAGAGAGGTTATCTGCATCACCGGAGTCAGGAGATGTGGGAAGTCGACTATAATGTACCAGGCAATAGACCATCTTATAGGAAAAGGGGTGGAACCTGAGAATATCCTTTACTTCAACCTCGATGAACCTTTTGAAGACAAAAGCATAGGGCTGCTCGACAGAATATTTGGGGAATACATAGAGCTGCATGTACCGAAAGGGAGAAAATATATCTTCCTTGATGAAATCCAAAATGTAAAAGATTGGGAACAGTGGGTCAAAAAGTTCTATGATCTTCATGGGGAAGATATCAAGTTTGTGCTTACGGGTTCGAACAGCAGCATGCTCTCCGACCAGCTCTCTATTCTTTTGACCGGGAGGATGATCACACAACATGTATTCCCCCTTTCATTTAAAGAATATCTGGATTTTGAGAGTTTTGAATTAAAAGACCCTGACATTCAGAGAAACGAAATTCTGCACTATTTTAACAAATATCTCTTTAAAGGAGGTTTTCCCGAAGTTGTCCTTGAAAATGATATGGACATCAATCACCTTCGGCTAACTGAGTATTTCAACAGTATCCTCCTGCGGGACATAGTGGTGGGTCGGAATATCCGGGAAAGTGCAAAACTGATCGAACTTGCGAATTATTCCTTATCAAATGTATCAACTCTCCTGAGTTATTCAAAAATCTCGAATGCCACCGGGCTCTCAGTCAACAGCTTGAAAGAATACCTGCTTTTTCTGGAACAGGCCTACCTAATATACCAGTTGAACTTCTTTTCATACTCAGTCAAAGATTCAATCTCAATCAAAATGCCCAAAAAGGTCTACTGCATTGATAATGGGCTTCGAAATTCAGCGGCATTCACCTTTTCTGCTGACGAAGGAAGGCTTGCAGAGAACCTGGCTTTTGTAGAGTTGAAGCGAAGAAAAGTAGAGTTTTTTTACTGGAAAGAAAAAAGAGAAGTAGATTTTGTCATCAAAGGCATAGACGGAGCGCTAACAGGTATAAACTGCACCTGTACAGATCACATAAGACAAGGAGAAATCAATGCTCTTCTGGAACTCAAGGAACAGTTTGGTGAAAAAGTTTCCAGGTTAATCTTGCTTACGAAGAATCTCGAAAAAAAGGAAAATGATATCAGTTATATTCCTCTCTGGAAATGGGTTCTCGGAACCAGATTATCGAAATGA
- the eif1A gene encoding translation initiation factor eIF-1A, whose protein sequence is MVRKRQAGSNKPVNSGDKPETSRVRVPRKDRNEVLATVASLLGSKRVTLQCMDGVVRMGRIPGSKKKRMWIREGDVVIANPWEVQDSKAEVTWKYTRPQVEWLERKGYLKY, encoded by the coding sequence ATTGTAAGAAAGAGACAGGCGGGATCAAATAAACCAGTAAATTCAGGAGATAAACCTGAAACATCAAGAGTACGAGTCCCTCGCAAGGACAGAAATGAAGTTCTGGCAACGGTTGCAAGTTTACTCGGCTCGAAAAGAGTGACACTTCAGTGCATGGACGGAGTTGTCCGCATGGGAAGGATTCCGGGCTCTAAAAAAAAGAGAATGTGGATCCGCGAAGGTGATGTAGTAATAGCCAATCCCTGGGAAGTTCAGGACTCCAAAGCCGAAGTTACCTGGAAATACACCAGGCCCCAGGTAGAATGGCTTGAGCGGAAAGGCTATCTTAAGTATTGA
- a CDS encoding DUF1428 domain-containing protein, with protein MEKYVDGFLIPIAKDKVNKYREIAQKSSQIWKDLGALEYYECIGDDLDIEELVSFKKVVNASEEETVIFSWIVYESKEQRDKVNEAVMNDPRMKEMMETSEYDLFDYRRMSYGGFKTLVSL; from the coding sequence ATGGAAAAGTACGTGGACGGATTTTTGATTCCTATCGCTAAAGACAAGGTAAACAAATACAGAGAAATTGCCCAAAAATCAAGTCAGATATGGAAAGATCTTGGCGCTTTAGAGTATTACGAATGTATAGGGGACGACCTGGACATAGAAGAACTGGTTTCTTTTAAAAAAGTAGTTAATGCCTCTGAAGAAGAAACCGTAATTTTCTCATGGATTGTCTACGAATCAAAAGAGCAGAGAGACAAAGTAAATGAAGCAGTTATGAATGACCCGAGAATGAAAGAAATGATGGAAACCAGCGAATATGATCTGTTTGATTACAGGCGCATGTCATATGGGGGGTTCAAAACACTGGTGAGTCTTTAA
- a CDS encoding type II toxin-antitoxin system HicA family toxin has translation MSGLPVISGMQAIKAFYKAGWLPHRQVGSHVVLRKEGSKVTLTVPKHKELKPGLLRNLIKASGLTIEEFEVLLK, from the coding sequence ATGTCTGGACTTCCTGTAATTTCCGGAATGCAGGCAATCAAAGCTTTTTATAAAGCTGGCTGGCTCCCTCACCGGCAGGTAGGAAGTCATGTTGTCCTTAGAAAGGAAGGATCAAAAGTTACGCTGACTGTCCCGAAGCACAAAGAACTGAAGCCGGGCCTTTTAAGAAATTTGATAAAAGCTTCAGGGCTGACGATAGAAGAATTCGAAGTTCTTTTAAAGTAA